The Streptomyces sp. HUAS CB01 genome has a segment encoding these proteins:
- a CDS encoding ABC transporter ATP-binding protein, translating to MAGARGESRPDEDLALEVRDLRMRYGSQDVLRGVDFTADRGEVLALLGPNGAGKTTTIEILEGFRMRSAGEVSVLGVDPANGGEAWRSKIGVVLQSWRDHGRWRVRELLDHLGRYYVPYSTPQRKRPFDTDELIRTVGLEDHAQKKISSLSGGQRRRLDVAIGIVGRPEVLFLDEPTAGFDPHARRDFHDLVHRLADLEDMTILLTTHDLDEAEKLSDRIVILAGGRIIANGSADQLSRQVAGQAEVRWSRAGERFAHATDDATRFVRELFAQYGDEIADLEVRRSSLEDTYMALVQRHESGRAEEETSL from the coding sequence CTGGCCGGAGCGCGTGGCGAGTCCCGACCGGATGAGGACCTGGCCCTGGAGGTGCGCGACCTGCGGATGCGTTACGGCTCGCAGGACGTGCTGCGCGGGGTGGACTTCACTGCGGACCGCGGTGAAGTGCTCGCCCTGCTGGGGCCCAACGGAGCCGGCAAGACGACGACCATCGAGATCCTCGAAGGCTTTCGCATGCGCTCGGCGGGTGAGGTGAGCGTGCTCGGTGTCGACCCGGCGAACGGCGGCGAGGCCTGGCGCTCGAAGATCGGCGTCGTGCTGCAGTCCTGGCGCGACCACGGCCGGTGGCGGGTGCGGGAGCTGCTGGACCATCTCGGCCGCTACTACGTGCCGTACTCGACACCGCAGCGCAAGCGGCCCTTCGACACCGACGAGCTGATCCGCACCGTGGGGCTCGAGGATCACGCGCAGAAGAAGATCAGCTCGCTGTCCGGCGGCCAGCGCCGCCGGCTCGACGTGGCGATCGGCATCGTCGGGCGGCCGGAGGTGCTCTTCCTGGACGAGCCCACCGCGGGCTTCGACCCGCACGCGCGCCGGGACTTCCACGACCTGGTGCACCGGCTGGCCGACCTGGAGGACATGACCATCCTCCTGACCACGCACGACCTGGACGAGGCCGAGAAGCTCTCCGACCGCATCGTCATCCTCGCGGGCGGCAGGATCATCGCCAACGGCAGCGCCGACCAGCTCAGCCGGCAGGTCGCCGGGCAGGCGGAGGTGCGGTGGAGCCGGGCCGGGGAGCGGTTCGCCCACGCCACGGACGACGCCACCCGGTTCGTGCGCGAGCTGTTCGCCCAGTACGGCGACGAGATCGCCGACCTGGAAGTGCGGCGCAGCAGCCTGGAGGACACGTACATGGCCCTGGTCCAGCGCCATGAGAGCGGCCGGGCGGAGGAGGAGACGTCGCTGTGA